A region from the Arvicola amphibius chromosome 12, mArvAmp1.2, whole genome shotgun sequence genome encodes:
- the LOC119827051 gene encoding olfactory receptor 6N1-like translates to MDCANHTWTHTFILAGFTPTGTLRPLTFMGTLCIYLLTLAGNLFIIVLVQADSGLSTPMYFFISVLSFLELWYVSTTVPTLLHSLLHGPSPIPSTACFVQLYVFHSLGMTECYLLGVMALDRYLAICRPLHYHALMSRQVQLWLAGATWVAGFSAALVPASLTATLPYCLKEVAHYFCDLAPLMRLACMDTSRHAQVHGAVIGVATGCNFVLILGLYGGIVKAVLKLPSAASRAKAFSTCSSHMTVVALFYASAFTVYVGSPQNRPEGTDKLIALVYALLTPFLNPIIYSLRNKEVKEAVKRVSDKIRALLREA, encoded by the coding sequence ATGGACTGTGCTAACCACACCTGGACCCACACCTTCATCCTTGCTGGTTTCACTCCGACTGGCACTCTGCGACCTCTTACCTTCATGGGGACCCTGTGTATCTATCTCCTCACACTTGCAGGGAACTTGTTCATCATTGTCCTTGTTCAAGCAGATTCGGGGCTGTccactcccatgtacttctttaTCAGTGTCCTCTCCTTCCTGGAACTCTGGTATGTCAGCACCACAGTGCCCACCTTGCTACATTCCCTGCTCCATGGACCTTCACCCATCCCATCGACTGCATGCTTTGTCCAGTTGTATGTGTTCCACTCCTTGGGCATGACTGAGTGCTACCTGTTAGGTGTCATGGCTCTGGACCGCTACCTGGCCATCTGTCGCCCGCTCCACTACCATGCACTCATGAGCAGACAGGTGCAGCTGTGGCTAGCAGGTGCCACTTGGGTGgctggcttctcagctgccctggTGCCTGCCAGTCTCACTGCCACTTTACCTTACTGTTTGAAAGAGGTAGCCCATTACTTTTGTGACTTGGCACCACTAATGCGGTTAGCATGTATGGACACAAGCCGGCACGCTCAGGTTCACGGGGCAGTTATTGGTGTGGCCACTGGATGCAATTTTGTCCTCATCTTGGGACTCTACGGGGGTATTGTGAAAGCTGTGCTGAAGCTGCCTTCAGCCGCCAGCCGGGCCAAAGCCTTCTCTACTTGTTCGTCCCACATGACAGTCGTGGCGCTGTTTTATGCTTCTGCTTTTACTGTGTACGTGGGCTCGCCTCAGAACAGACCCGAGGGCACCGACAAGCTTATCGCCTTAGTGTATGCCCTTCTGACTCCATTCCTCAACCCCATCATCTATTCCCTTCGCaacaaggaagtgaaggaggcCGTGAAAAGGGTCAGTGACAAGATCAGGGCTTTGTTGAGAGAAGCCTAA